The Starkeya sp. ORNL1 DNA window ACAGATAGATGCGCAGCCATTCCGGCGTGAAGATCGTGTTGGTGTAGTCCTCATAGAAAGCGAGGATGCGCTCGCGGATCGGCCGGCTCTCGTCGAGCAGTGCCTCGCGCCATTGCGGCTTCCAGCGGTCGACATAGATCTCGCGATAGACGGCGGTGATCAGATCGTCCTTGCTCGGGAAGTAACGATAGAGCAGCGGCTGGGTGACGCCGAGGCGCTGGGCGAGTTCGCGCGTGCCGGCCTCGAAGCCGACCTCCGAGAACAGCTCCACCGCCTTGCGGACGAACTCCTTGTGGCGTTCCTGCGGACTGATCCTCGCCCGACGCGGCGTTGCCGCGTCGTCCGGCAGGGTTGGTGCCGCATCAATGTCGAGCCGGGATACCATCGTGTCCTGTCTTGCGTCCTTCAAACCCAGGTAACCTTCAGACCACGGGCAACCTTCAGACCACGGGATTGTCGGTCTCAAAGCCGAGCGCAACACGGCCATAGGCAGCGTTCGCCATGTCGGCGCTGAAAGCAATATGCGCGCTTATAGCATGTGCGTCGCGGAAGCGGCGCTGCTGCGCGCCCGCGAGGAACAATGCCTGCGCGCCGCTGCCGGTATTGATCTCATCGACGGCAGCGGTGGCGAGATTGGTGGCGTAGGCAAGGTCGCGCCGATAGGCCTGCTTGGTGACGATGTCCGGCACATGGCCGCGCTCGGCATCGCGCATCGCCTCCTCGCATATGCCGATCATGACGCGCCGCGAATGCGAAAGCTTGCTCGCCGCCGCGCCGATGCGGATCTGCGTGCTCTGCAGTTCGGACAGCCGCGCGCCGGTATAGCTGGCGGTACGCTTCTTCGTGGAATCGACGAAGGCGTTGAGCGCGCCTTCGCCATTGCCGAGCCCGACGCCGGAGAGGATCGCCGGGAATAGAGCGAACACCGGCAGCCGATAGAGCGGGGCGGGATGGCGCTCGGTGCCCGGTGTCACGCCGCCCTTCAGGTGGGCGACCGGGACGGTCATCGCCTCCGGCACGAACACCTCGTTGCAGACTACATCCTGCGAGCCGGTGCCCTTCAATCCGGTGACGTGCCAGGTGTCGAGGATCTCATAGTCGCTGCGCGGCAGCAGGAAGATGCGGTGGTCGGGCGCTCCGCCCTCTTCCCTCACGATGCCGGCGAGCATGTTCCACTGGCAGACATCGACGCCGGAGGAGAACGGCCAGCGGCCGGAGAGCACATAGCCGCCCGGTGCCTTCGCCACCTTGGCGGCGGGGAAGACGAAGGAGGAGGCGATCAGCGCGTCGCGATCCTCGCCCCAGATGCGGTCCTGCGCCTGCGGCGGGAACATCGCCAGCATCCAGTGATGGCTGGCGAGATTGGTGAGGTTCCAGGCGGTGGAGGCGCAGCCCGCCGCGAGTGCCGAGCCGATGGTGATGAGGCAGGTATAGTCGAGTTCGGCGCCGCCGAGGCTCAAGGGCTGCAGCATGCGGTAGAGGCCGGCCTCGTGCAGGTCGCGCTCATTTTCCGGCGGCAGGCGGCGCAACTCTTCCGCATGCGGGGCGCGCTCCGCGAGGACGGCGGCGAGATCGGTGGCGCGGGCCAGCAATTCGGCGTGGCGCCGGACGGTGCCGGGCTGGATGAGGGCGGGGGAGGCGAGGGTCGTCATACCCGATCTCCCCAGACATCATCGCGGCGGCCGAGGTAGAGAGTTGCCTGAAGATTTTCGCCCTTCTGCTCGAAGCGATCGGCGAGGCGCTTCAGTTCCGGGATACGCGACGTGTCGAGAGTTGTGACATCGGGCCAATCGACCTCGACCAGATTGCCGCCGGGATCGCGCAGATAGAGCTGCACCGTGCCGTCCGGCATCTCGTTGACGCCATTGCCAAAGGTCTCGTGGTCGATGATGCCGGCGGCCCTGGCGCGCTCATACACCGCCATGAAGTCATCGACGTTCATCGCGAAATGCTGGTAGCGCGTCGCCGCGTCCGGCAAGCTGAAAATGTGCACCTGCTGGTTGCCGCAGCGCAGATACTGGGTGCGGAAGCCGAAATTATAGGTCGGGATCGGCTCCATGCCGAACATCTCGGCATAGAAGCGGACGGAGGCATCGACGTCCCTGGCGCCGATCGACAGATGGTTCAGGCCGGTAGCCTTCATGGCGTCCTCCGGTTATAATTATCAGTCGATAAATAAACCTCTGCGACCGGCTTGGCAAGCCCGCTGTCCGGCTTGACATCGGGGTCCGCTTTAGTTTTCACTCGATAAATAAGAGGCGCTCGCAGCGCCGGGAGGAAATCATGGCTCGCCATCTGAAGACCGCGCGCTCGGCAACCGAGCGGGCCGACGCCGACGCCAAGGTCCGCACCACCGTCGAGGGGATTCTTGCGGAAATCGAGGCCGAGGGCGACGCCGCGGTGCGGCGCTATTCCGAGCGCTTCGATCATTGGTCGCCGGCGAGCTTCCGCCTCTCCGCGCAAGAGATCGAGGCGGCGCTGTCCAAGGTCTCGAAGTCCGACCTCGACGAT harbors:
- a CDS encoding TetR/AcrR family transcriptional regulator, with the translated sequence MVSRLDIDAAPTLPDDAATPRRARISPQERHKEFVRKAVELFSEVGFEAGTRELAQRLGVTQPLLYRYFPSKDDLITAVYREIYVDRWKPQWREALLDESRPIRERILAFYEDYTNTIFTPEWLRIYLFAGLRGVDINKRYSATVEQEIIRPIATATRKAFGLSEKEALTAEELELFWTLQGGIFYYGVREVVYGFQMPVDRPTMIHNSVDTFLEGVASVLKRIAKKPARKR
- a CDS encoding acyl-CoA dehydrogenase family protein — translated: MTTLASPALIQPGTVRRHAELLARATDLAAVLAERAPHAEELRRLPPENERDLHEAGLYRMLQPLSLGGAELDYTCLITIGSALAAGCASTAWNLTNLASHHWMLAMFPPQAQDRIWGEDRDALIASSFVFPAAKVAKAPGGYVLSGRWPFSSGVDVCQWNMLAGIVREEGGAPDHRIFLLPRSDYEILDTWHVTGLKGTGSQDVVCNEVFVPEAMTVPVAHLKGGVTPGTERHPAPLYRLPVFALFPAILSGVGLGNGEGALNAFVDSTKKRTASYTGARLSELQSTQIRIGAAASKLSHSRRVMIGICEEAMRDAERGHVPDIVTKQAYRRDLAYATNLATAAVDEINTGSGAQALFLAGAQQRRFRDAHAISAHIAFSADMANAAYGRVALGFETDNPVV
- a CDS encoding VOC family protein; translated protein: MKATGLNHLSIGARDVDASVRFYAEMFGMEPIPTYNFGFRTQYLRCGNQQVHIFSLPDAATRYQHFAMNVDDFMAVYERARAAGIIDHETFGNGVNEMPDGTVQLYLRDPGGNLVEVDWPDVTTLDTSRIPELKRLADRFEQKGENLQATLYLGRRDDVWGDRV